The Castor canadensis chromosome 8, mCasCan1.hap1v2, whole genome shotgun sequence genome contains a region encoding:
- the Rasd2 gene encoding GTP-binding protein Rhes: MMKTLSSGNCTLSVPAKNSYRMVVLGASRVGKSSIVSRFLNGRFEDQYTPTIEDFHRKVYNIRGDMYQLDILDTSGNHPFPAMRRLSILTGDVFILVFSLDNRESFDEVKRLQKQILEVKSCLKNKTKEAADLPMVICGNKNDHSELCRQVTTTEAELLVSGDENCAYFEVSAKKNTNVDEMFYVLFSMAKLPHEMSPALHRKISVQYGDAFHPRPFCMRRVKDMDAYGMVSPFARRPSVNSDLKYIKAKVLREGQARERDKCAIQ, encoded by the exons ATGATGAAGACCTTGTCCAGTGGGAACTGCACTCTCAGCGTGCCCGCCAAGAATTCATATCGCATGGTGGTGCTGGGTGCCTCCAGAGTGGGCAAGAGCTCCATCGTCTCTCGCTTCCTCAATGGCCGCTTTGAGGACCAGTACACGCCCACCATCGAGGACTTCCACCGCAAGGTGTACAACATCCGCGGGGACATGTACCAGCTGGACATCCTGGACACCTCTGGCAACCACCCCTTCCCTGCCATGCGCAGGCTGTCCATCCTTACAG GCGATGTCTTCATCCTGGTGTTCAGCCTGGATAACCGGGAATCCTTCGACGAGGTCAAGCGCCTCCAAAAGCAGATCCTCGAGGTCAAGTCCTGCCTGAAGAACAAGACCAAGGAGGCGGCAGACCTGCCCATGGTCATCTGCGGCAACAAGAATGACCACAGCGAGCTCTGCCGCCAGGTGACCACCACCGAGGCCGAGCTGCTGGTGTCTGGCGACGAGAACTGTGCTTACTTCGAGGTGTCGGCCAAGAAGAACACCAACGTGGACGAGATGTTCTACGTGCTGTTCAGCATGGCCAAGCTGCCGCACGAGATGAGCCCCGCGCTGCACCGCAAGATCTCCGTGCAGTATGGCGACGCCTTCCACCCCCGGCCCTTCTGCATGCGCCGTGTGAAGGACATGGATGCCTATGGCATGGTGTCGCCCTTCGCCCGCCGCCCCAGTGTCAACAGCGACCTCAAGTACATCAAGGCCAAGGTCTTGCGGGAGGGCCAGGCCCGTGAGAGGGACAAATGCGCCATCCAGTGA